From Osmerus mordax isolate fOsmMor3 chromosome 7, fOsmMor3.pri, whole genome shotgun sequence:
tgtctctctctctctctctctctcagtggtaTAGTCAGCTGTGGTTTAGGTGGTGACTCATCTGGAGACTTTAATTAAATATCTGCAGGCGtcagctcacacactcacacaaacacacaaggtgTCTGCCACCAGATGATGTTCctgttcaatgtttttttttttttatcagtatATTAGACCAacgcacacccaattacagaaCCCAACATACAGCAACCCCTGTAAAAATACATTCAAGGCATGATGTCACCCGGTCTGAAACATTGACGAGGTTCCCAGAAGCTGTTTACATGTGAGTCCTGTGTGGCCCCGAGGAGGGCACACGATCACTACACAGCAGGTTAATAATGCACTAATGCATGCAGAGGGAGCCCCAATTACCCAGtgcttccatctcctcccttaTCAGGGTCATGGCAGACTGCTTGATGCCTGGAATAGGGATGTTAGTGTCAAGCAGGCACAGTTAGGCGGCAGTTAGTTGAAAGCAGGGGGAATATTAACCAGATATGGACCAAGGAAATGTTGTCTAGAGTAGGACTGAATGTTTGCGGTGAAGGAAGGAGAATATTTTGAGATATTCAAACAAATGACTGTGTCAGTGATGAATAAATATTGTTTTTCTGATTTGCTATTTTTCCCAATTTCCATCTATGTGACTCATCAAATGCTCTAATAATAACTGGTGAAATAGTCAAGGGGAAATAAATTTtcttctctttgctctctcaccctctcgctccctctttctccctccctcttactctctctctatctccctctttctccctcttcccctctctctgtgtaggtGTCCAAGGGAGAAAGGTGGTGTAGCTGTGTTCCTGTCCTATAGCGGACACACCATTCTCGGTTCTGCTGCCCGAGCCGTACATCCTCAACCCCTGGCGTCTTCCTAGCCTGGGGGCCTTGAGCCAGGCCGTGGCTGACCAGCAGCAGTCATGGATGTGGCTTTAGTGGACTTCGAGAGCCTGCTCGACATCAacagcagcctggaggacgAGCTGGACAACCCAGACTACGCCAATGAGACCACCGCCCTCACCCTGGACATGCCCCCAGATCTCAGTCCTGGGAGCAACCAccacctccgccccccccaGACCTCATGCCTGGCCTCGAACCCCTCCCACCACAGCCCCTCGCCCCTCAGGGGGGCCGTTCCCGGCTCCCCCACCAGGCCGCCTCAAGGCAGGCGAGGCCGCCCCAGCTGCGCCAGCATGATCTCCAACTGGAGGCTGCTGCTGAACAGCGAGGGGACTCAGAGCGAGGCCATCTTCAGCAGGCTGGCCAAGGAGTGCTGCGAGGACCTGTTTGTGGACAAGCGGGGCCTGGATGACGGCGACCAGAAGGTCATTATCAACATCGCTGGCCTTCGCTTCGAGACTCAACTCAAGACCCTGGACCAGTTCCCCGAAACGTTGCTAGGAGACCCCGCGAAGAGGATGGACTTCTTTGACCCCATGAGGAACGAGTATTTCTTTGATCGGAACCGGCCGAGTTTTGACGGGATCTTGTATTACTACCAGTCCGGAGGGAAGATTCGGCGTCCTGCCAATGTTCCGTTGGACGTGTTTGCTGACGAGATTCTGTTCTATGAGCTGGGGACCGAGGCCATGGAGCAGTTCAGGGAAGACGAAGGCTTTATCAAAGAAGCGGAGATCCCTCTGCCCACGAACGAAGTGCACCGGCAGTTCTGGCTGCTGTTCGAGTACCCGGAAAGTTCCAACGCGGCGCGCGGCGTAGCGCTCGTCTCCGTCTTTGTCATCGTGATCTCCATCATCATCTTCTGCGTAGAGACACTCCCTGAGTTCCGGGAGGAAATGGACCGGATCATCCCCACTGCGATGCAGCCCTTCAACCAATCGGGAGGCTCGGCCCCTGCCttcacctcccccttctccgACCCCTTCTTCATCATCGAGACGGCCTGCATCGTGTGGTTCTTCTTCGAGCTGTGCGTGCGCTTCGTGGTGTGCCCCAGCAAGAGGGACTTCTTCCACAACCTCATGAACGTCATCGACCTCGTCTCCATCATCCCCTACTTTGTCACCGTGGTGACGGAGGTGGTCAGCACGCCCCAGGAGAACTCGAGCCAGAACATGTCGCTGGCCATCCTCCGCATCATCCGTCTGGTGCGGGTGTTCCGTATCTTCAAGCTCTCGCGCCACTCCAAGGGGCTCCAGATCCTGGGCCAGACTCTCAAGGCCAGCATGCGAGAGCTGGGCCTGctcatcttcttcctcttcatcgGGGTCATCCTCTTCTCCAGCGCCATCTACTTTGCCGAAGTGGACGAGCCCAGCACGCAGTTCGTCAGCATCCCCGACGGCTTCTGGTGGGCGGTGGTGACCATGACGACCGTGGGCTACGGGGACATGTGTCCCATCACCATGGGGGGCAAGATGGTGGGCACCCTGTGCGCCATCGCCGGCGTGCTGACCATCGCCCTGCCCGTGCCCGTCATCGTGTCCAACTTCAACTACTTCTACCACCGCGAGACGGAGGGTGAGGACAAGCCGCCGCTGGTGGATGCCGTGGAGCAGGCCATGAAGACAGACGTGGAAGCCAAGCAAGGGAGCTGCTCCTCGTTGAACAAGGCCAATGGGACCTGGCAAAGTGACAAAGGAAATTACACTGGCctgtgaggacagaggagagacgcCCAACCGgaagagattttttttttacctgaacAAACTTTTTGTATTAACTCTTGGTAATAGCTTTGAAGTTTTGGGACCCCACTAGTAGCAGATGTCAAAGAGGAATTTGATCAAATCATTTGTGATTAGGTAGATTCTTTATAAGGTCGCCAATGGTGGTTAGAATGGACAACCGTTACCTCTTGTGCAAATACACTTACTGTTAGCAACCATGCAAATAGTTACATCTTGCAACCATGTAAATAACAACAGCCTATATTAGATTaggtacattacattacatgcgTTTTCATCCAGTAACTAAGTCAAAACACTAGCGATTGATTTACCTCCATGTTCTACATCTTTCAGAGTAGTGTTCAGCCAGCATCCTTCATATGACAGTATCCtagatttaaagaaatgtgtatgtttaaatgttttgttGACCAGTTTGTGCACCTTCTGGTTCTACATTTACTCATTAGATAACAAATACTGTATTTATTTCATGATGATGTTATTTATTATACTCAAATGTACTTATTTGTTTGTAGTTGGTTAAAGTACTTCTAGATTACTTTAGTTATTACAGTTTAAACAGCTACTCAATCATACTGTGGACTGACAGTGAGTGCCTTTTAATATGTGGTGTAACTTTGGAAACTTCTGATGTTATCAACATACTGGATGAAAAAAATGAATACCCCCTTTAAAAATTACTTTACCAGCACAATAATCTGAATACTCATTAAAAAAAACGATAAAAAATCAAATAATGAAGTATCTCATGTGAGTGTCCAGGTACACCCCTAATGAACTGATAATGGTGGGCCCATCAGCATCTCATTAGCTGTCTATATTTCATCTTGAATGATATCATTGTAAGGGGGCATTAGCATGTTGTGAAAGGGGGCAAAAATATTTTAACCACAATAATACAAAGAAGTAAATACTATCAAACATTTGACATCAGATTAGAGAGACATGAAACCAgtcttgataaaaaaaatataaattgcaGTACTCCACAATATAGGATAATAGAAAATATTTGATTTTTATGACTTTCAAAACTTCTTTCTTTAACAGGCCTACCTGCAACCCATTATTAATTATTCAAGCCTTTCATTTAAGAAAGATTTCTCTTGTCTTTACCTTTTCAAAAAGGGAACTATTTTCAGTTCTATGGAGACCGTTACACTGTATAGATGATAGTAAATGTCATTTCTCTGTGTACTACAACCTTGTACAAATATTTAATGTATGTCCTGTGGTATTTTCTGCCATGAAGAAAGAGTTAAAAATACTACATATACAGTACTAAATGCTATATggtgtatgcagtgtgtgtgtgtttgtttgctggGTTCTGCGTCTGTTTGGGCACTGTGCCAAGGTTTTTATTGCTTTCGTCATTACCACTGTATCTGTAACCTGTCTCTGCTTTCACTGTAACCTGAGAGCAgaccgaacacacacactcacgcacacacactcgtctgAACACGGTGAATCCAGGTCACTCGGAAGAGGGATGTGGGTCAGCGCCGGGCCCTGTATCTGCTCACGAGGCTTCACCTCTGGATCCAGGCCATGTCGTCACAGGACCTGAGGCCTTCTCAGGATGATACGGGTCTGTTTGCTAGCGAGCCGCTAACCTGGGTGGCCTCGACAGCCTTACCTGGCACCGTAGAGCCATGTAATCCCCCGTGACACCATCCTTTACACAATCCACCTTCAGTACTCACCTGTGCACTTTACCCTGGGCCAGGGCTCAATATTTATGTGGATGCAGTGTTTCATTTCATAAATGCTATTCGTCcctttgtaaaaaaaagaagaaagtggTCGTCCTTTATTAGACGTACAATGCTTTAGTTATGTTAGGACCATATTTGAAAATGATAGAAGATAACATAACATTCTAAATATTAAGGGAAGGGGGCGTTACTATGCAGACGATGCAGGGAATGGAGCAGGTATGTCAAGGAATAATTCTGTGCGTAAACAAGTTACACAGGAAATGAAGGCACTTCGAAAAACGTTTTGGGGGGGTTTCCTTAAAAGGTTCTCTAAAGAACCAGGACATGAAGAGTTATTTGTGCAAAAATGTCTCCTTATGGTATGACATACCCAAGCATTAAATGCAACACAGACTGTTATAGTGGAGATTGTGGAGCAGGATAGGACTTCATTAAACTTGCAAAGGAGAAATCACACGTCATACCATCATACCATGCCTGTAGCAATCCTGTTACACTCTGTCTTCATATCCTGGCAAAGCCATCCtgaaaatagtgtgtgtgtgtgtgtgtgtgtgtgcaaatgtttgtgtatgtgcacagTATGCATTTTTCATACTAATGTTTATTGATAGGCCATGCATGTGTTAACAGCCTGTGTCATCCACATGCGTGTTTGGAAATTCCACAGTGTTCACAAGGGCAGACACGCTCTTTATTTCTGTGCTCAGCAACAGCAAAAAGGGGTGTGCATGACGATCAATGAGACTGGATGAGGCTTCAGATTCGACTGTTGCACCTCCCGTTACTTGGCTGTCCCCGTTTGTCTAAATCTGGAGAAGGTTCATCTGGGAAGTTAGGAAGGGATAGAGGTGATTACATTTGCCAACTCAATCAGCATGTCCACAAGCAGATGTTGTCAGGTCTACAGGGTGACACAaggttagtgtctgtgtgtgtgtgtgtgtgtgtgtgtgtgtgtgcgctgaaaCATCAACTACTTGCAGCATAGTCCTCTCCGCCCAGACCGCAGCAGAATAGTGAAGCAAATAACCAGGTCTCCTAAGCCCTGCCTCCTCCATGTAGattagaccaggagagagagggacttggAACTCAACCCAGAtgacacacactggaactgtCTCCCTGTCCTAATCTTCTCTCCTTCATTACCAGATCGCTTTAATTTAGGATTGGATGTTTGTGCAAGGCCTTCTCCAtccatgggttaggattagtgtcCTTAGGGACAAGTAAAGATTTTTATGGAATGTTGGGGTTTAATAAATCACTAGTTGTCATTGTTGTGTGGCAATAAAGtttgtatctatctatctagtTACAGGTGGGGTGAAGTCAGGTAAGGTCAGGGCCATCAACAAGTACCCTAACccagtactaaccctaacccagtactAACTCTAACccagtactaaccctaacccagtactaaccctaacccagtactAACTCTAACccagtactaaccctaacccagtactaaccctaacccagtactAACTCTAACCCAGTACTAACCCTTACccagtactaaccctaacccagcaacATCACATCTGCGTTCTTGAAATTCATCTATATATTAGTCACTAACATGAGACTGAGGTGTGTTCAGTGGCCCTCTGATTCCGCAGTTATCCAGAACACACTTTAGGAAACTGTCTGTTTCCAGGCCTTGTGGCAACACTCCACAACATGCGTTTTATTACCTGTGAAACACTGTTAATTATAGATTTGGGCTTGTGTGAAAGTGACTGagcaccccctcaccacacacacacacacacccctctacacccacacacccctctacacacacacacacccctctgcacacacacacctctctacacacacacacacacacactcctctacacacacacacacacacccctctacacacacgccCTTCTacacacacgcccctccacacacacacatgcccctctacacgcacacacacacccctccacacacacgcacacacacacacaagcccctcCATAAATCCGTCACAGACACTGACACAGAGAGGCCCGGTGAGGACAGAAATAGCCCGTCTGTGTCGATTCTCCTCCTCACGCAGGCTCTCTCCACCTGGTCAGACAGAGCCCtaacctttctctccctctccatcatccctctctccgtcttcctccctccctcgtgtcGCCGCAGCCGCGTGGAACTTTCCGTATCTCGTTAAAGATGAAACGCGCTCATGCATCTTTAAGTTTGACAGGAACATTCCAGCATGCTGTTTCAGGCCTGTagtgacatacacactcacaacatgcacccacatgaacacacagatcTACAGGACGAAACCAGAAAGGCAGCGAAAGAACTGCTTTCTCCTTGAAGCCCCACACACGTTGTGAacaggggtgggtgtgtgtgtattattgtgtTTACTTGCATCTCTCTACGAGTCAGAgttctgtgtgtggagggtgtgtattTAAAAGAACACCAGGAGGTTAATCTCATATCATCCCACAAGATTATTTCCGTCTGGTACTCCAAAAATACTCAACTGCCTTTGTTTTCAACAATAGGATTATCACATATTATTTTTTATGGAGAGTAACATAGAAGCACCTAGAGCCAATCCCAGAAAGCTTTTTTTTGTCCAGTCTAGGTCATGCTGATGGCATGACTATGTGTTTCATAAAACACCACAAGCTCCTCGAAATTccttgcgtgtatgtgtgcgtgtgtgcaataTTATGAGTGTTTAAGATTATAAACGTGCAGATTTGTCAGTGTGCCTGAGCTCTCTGTAACGgctagcagggggggggggggaggggggagggatcatCTATGAGAGCTGATGGACCAGAAGCAAGTCTATGCAGCGTCAGTTTGGCAGGCTGCAACACTAGAAAGAGACCCTTGGATTAACGCTTCAAGCTTTTTAGGggcaggatgatgatgatatcATGTGGATTTAGAAAGTCAAGCATGTGATATTCTCTTGAATATATTCTTAACCCCTCCCAGAGAAGTCTTTCTATTACACTGTTCAATTGTCTTTGGATGACTTGATGACTGGTCAAAGGCCATACTGTCGCCTGTCTTCACGATCAGAAAGAATCCAGCCAATAGCAGGAAGACATCACGTGGCAGGTTGTTCAAGGTCATTGTCAAGCTAAACATCACAACTGCTACCTCACCAAGGACTAATTAGAAAGCAGCGACAAAGAGACACAAACTGAAGGTTGAACACATGATGAATGagtcttttttttcttgcttTACCTATGACGTTTTGAATCTGTGTCTGCTGGTGCCCCTGTGACTAAGTTCCTCCCCTTAAGGCCAGGCTGAGTCCTTAGTGAGTTGTGTTGTCATGTCACAGTCTGGGTTGTGAGGCCATAGTCAAGTGCTGGAGGGACTGTTTGTCTGGTGAAAGGTAGAACCGACCCCAACCACAAACCTTCTGTACCGCTCATGCTCATTCAGacgtgtgttcagatgtgtgccGGTGTGCTAGGAGCTCATTCAAATGAGCATGAGTGGTTGGTTTAGTCTGAGTACCgcgtgtgcgtgagtgtatTTGAGggaggaagcgagagagagagagagagagagagagagagagagagagagagagagagagagagagagaggaaatgaaaaAGATTGAGAATGAAAAAGAGCACCGTGCTCCATGTTAGTGGTTGTGGAAAATATATGGGTCAAAGTTAAAGGGTTTTCCTCCTGCAGACAActagagggaacacacacacacacacacaaacccagacacacacctctaagACTGTGGGACATGGACACCAGACGCTGGGCCAGAGATCAGTAGACCTGGGGTCAGATAAGCTAGCTAACTCAATACATCTAATCCTCCAAACACTGTACGTAGGTAAGCCCCATGATCTCACCAAAAAACTGGTTTTCGCTGGCCCTTCCATGACTACCGCCCTCCTCAACCCCTCATTGGTGAAGGCAGGCACCCTGGtcaaccctcccctcctctcctgtcctctcccctcatccataGTTAACCACAGCTGGCCTCTGAGCCATCAGCATCCGTGTCTGGATACGTTTAACATTTGATGGAGGAGCACTTTGCTCCTGTCacttacacgcgcacacacacacacgcgcgcacacacacgcgcacacacacgcagagaataTCACAGGCTTTCCTACTAGACCCAAACCCCTCTATGAACCCGGATAGTTGATGTAGTTAAATGTGAGATACTACTAGATTAAGTTTTAGTGCTTAAGTTGTTTgtgctatgtttgtgtgtgtgtctgtaacttTGACGTCTACCTCCctgcccttcctccctccttggtTCCTTCTCTTCTAAttctttcattcatttattgatctgtctctctctctcttttatctctccaAATCAACAAAACGTTGGTCAGCGCCCAGCACATACGTGTCCTTTCTGCACCCTGTCTGTCCATGTATTGTGCTCTGTCACTGGGAGGATTAGCGAAAGGTTCTGATCCTGTCCTGATGTTATGGTTGCAGGGAGTCCAGCCGGTGAAAGCTGTATTTTAGGAAATGCTTTACTCACAATCTCATTTTAATAGAATTGGAGGTCACATTCCTTtctgaaaaatgtgtgtgtgtgtgtgtgtgagcgagagagaaagagagagacgtgtCATTAAGATGTAATAACAATATGATTGCTCACACAATACGTCCTATAGACCTATGTGTGAGCAAGATTTTTTAACTCTCAACACTTTTTTATGGCTagtgtgtgtattatgtgtgtgtgtgtgtgtgtacgattgCCCTTTCTCAGCTCTACACAGTGTTGCATTCGGTGCCCAATGGCTATCTGGCCAGAGAGGtgcagcagatgtgtgtgtttatgtgtgtgtgtgtggatgcgaaTGATTATGTGTCCTGTAATTATGTCatactgtgtctgtgtataatAATGATATAACCAGATCACTCTCAGACAGCTAAACACCATCCATATGATTGTAACCTAAAACATCGTACAATGTTTCCTGCTTGACACTTGGTTGCACAGAGCAACACGTTCAAATCCGGTGTTAATATTAGGTCTGTTTTATTAATGTCCTGTTAAAGATTCAATAGGTATGATTATTTGGTAATAAAATAAAGGTTGTGTGCCCTATGAACATGTTGTGTACactaatgaggccctctgagagttgtttagcaacacagacagctcagtgctgGTAGAATGTAAATTTCAATTATTTGGCGTGGTCTGCTGCTTTTcagccaattatgttccagcaTTTGGGGCGCTGTTTCTCAATGTTAATTTATCTTAAAATGTTATCGAGTGCATCTTTAAGTATACATGGTCTACGTTTATCGAAAAGAGGCAAATACAGTGTTTCCCTTTCAACAAATAGCCTCTCCAGATATGTGTCGGGTTCATCATCACAATCTCCTTTTCGGCTGAATTATGCTGCGAAACTTTTTGTGCGAAAACGCATGTTTTCAAGACTAGCAAGTGATGACAAATATAAGATTTTGTTGTATATTCAAATAAATTTGTGCTGGCGAAGATGATATTTTTTTGAAGTTGTCAGTGCATAGACTGTACAGCCTGTCATCATTATGGTAGAGTTAAGAGGTCGGAGGCAGTCTACTTACCGGACTTTTTGCTTTTGTTTCGCTTTATATAGTGCTAGATCACAAAATTAATTGTATTTGCTGAGTATTTCTTACTATTACTTTTTACTTAGTCGTATATATCATCATTCTCTATCTGTTGCTCACTcgctgtgtctctatctctctctccctctctctctctctgtctctctctcacacacacacacacacacttaaacagcaATGCCTCCATTCTTGTGCTCACTGCCCCACTGTGTGGCCATATTGCATTACTGCATGCATTTCCTCAGCTTACCCTAACGTGACTGGGAAAACACACTGTACCATCTCAAAACTAGTGAGACTGAGGGGACAGGGAAAGGGAACTCTTTAAGCCTTTTGAGATTTGTGGAGGCAAAGTCTGCATCTGGCTCAGAGGGAAGAGCTTGCCGAAAGGAACTTAAAGAGGATTTGCTGTGTGGCTCTGGGTGCCGGGTGCAGAACATATGGTTGAGGCCAAAAAAACAGAAGGTTGCATAGGACCTAATCTTCAATCTCATGGCCCTTTTACTCCCTCTGGATGCTGAgcttgtgtgggtatgtgtgtgtgggtatgtgtgtgtgtgtgtgtgtgtgtgcgcaattgCTTGAGAACTCCTCTCCAGTCTCATATGATGCATTCTTGGTGTTGCTTTAAGCACACCGCCCTTCTCTGACATGAGAAAGCGAAAGTTTAAAAAGCTACAAGCGAGTTATCAGACATATCTGATTCATCAGTCAGCCCCccttccctgtttctctctctctctctttctctctcttcctccaggctTCTCGTGGCTTACTGCATCCAAAGCATATCTACCTCTACTTTACCATGCCCAAATCTGCAGTTTGAGATTCCACCGACAGAACATTTCAGAATGATTGTGTCTTGTTTTCAAAAGGCCAGTTCTGGCCACGGGGCACG
This genomic window contains:
- the LOC136945686 gene encoding potassium voltage-gated channel subfamily A member 10-like; protein product: MDVALVDFESLLDINSSLEDELDNPDYANETTALTLDMPPDLSPGSNHHLRPPQTSCLASNPSHHSPSPLRGAVPGSPTRPPQGRRGRPSCASMISNWRLLLNSEGTQSEAIFSRLAKECCEDLFVDKRGLDDGDQKVIINIAGLRFETQLKTLDQFPETLLGDPAKRMDFFDPMRNEYFFDRNRPSFDGILYYYQSGGKIRRPANVPLDVFADEILFYELGTEAMEQFREDEGFIKEAEIPLPTNEVHRQFWLLFEYPESSNAARGVALVSVFVIVISIIIFCVETLPEFREEMDRIIPTAMQPFNQSGGSAPAFTSPFSDPFFIIETACIVWFFFELCVRFVVCPSKRDFFHNLMNVIDLVSIIPYFVTVVTEVVSTPQENSSQNMSLAILRIIRLVRVFRIFKLSRHSKGLQILGQTLKASMRELGLLIFFLFIGVILFSSAIYFAEVDEPSTQFVSIPDGFWWAVVTMTTVGYGDMCPITMGGKMVGTLCAIAGVLTIALPVPVIVSNFNYFYHRETEGEDKPPLVDAVEQAMKTDVEAKQGSCSSLNKANGTWQSDKGNYTGL